The sequence below is a genomic window from Lampris incognitus isolate fLamInc1 chromosome 18, fLamInc1.hap2, whole genome shotgun sequence.
TGGGTTCTGTGTATCACTGTGGTGTTCTCCTATATTCTGCTTTTATTTTGAACCTAAAACTACAAAATACTGCTAATTCTTGATATTACAACCCTCGCTTCTGAAATTAATTCATATCTAAACTATGATCACTGTTTCCATTCAGATAAGTTATTTGGCTCATCATGgctacccctaacgggagcagccaaaagtagtagcagtagtagtagtagtagataatacaTTTTCACACATTATAAACCCTGTATAGTATGTGGCATTAATAAACTAGAGAGGGTTGAAAAATAACAGGAggagcgtctgggtagtgtggcagtctactccgttgcctaccaacacagggatctccggttcgaatccctgttatctccagcttggtcggttgtctctacagacacaattggccgtgtgtgcgggtgggaagccggatgtgggtatgtgtcctgatcgctgcactagcgcctcctctggtcagttggggcgcctgttcgggggggagggctggggggaatagtgttatcctcccatatgctgtttccccctggtaaaacgcctcgctgtcaggtgaaaagaagcggcggttgactccacatgcataggaggaggcatgtggtagtctgcagccctccccggattggcagagggggtggagcagcaaccgggatggctcggaagggtggggtaagaccaagtacaattggggggaaaaatccaataaAGAAAAATATAACTAAAAACATCTAAATGTGACAATATAGTGTCACAGTAAACCCAGCACTCTCTCACAGAGAAGGATGTGACTAGATTAGGACATGGGGGTCATTGACCCATGTCTTATTTCAGTGTTGTGGTGACGTACAAATGCAAATACTGCACTGTCTATTGATAACACAACATCCTCTAAACCTACTGACACACTGAGTAAACATGAATGTTTTCAGGGTGTCTTTGTAAAGTGGATATATTGGGAGATGTGGAATCAAGATGGACAAACGACACCGTCACACAAAATAAAAGTGTGAGAAGGTGCCAACAGGCTATTACAACCCTAATAGTTGTTCAGGAAGAATCGAGAAAATGCACTTGGAATCACCTTATATAAGTCTAATAGCGTGTGGCTCCACCGCTGCACCACAAAAAGCCTCTTCCAGTTTTATAGCTGCAGCTTTGACCTGCTGTCCCTTTACACATCGAGTGGAGGGAAACCTTTTATTTTGACGGGGACAACGGGTGGCGGATGGAGCCACGCACCACTTTTTTCATGTTAACCATTTTAACTGATGTTCAAATGGTGTGAATGGACTGCACAGGTTCCTATAATTGGGCCTTTAAGTGGGATAGGAATAGGAAGAGCGCCTTATGAAGATGGGAAAATTCACAAACACATTGGGGCAGATATACTGGAACTACGGAAGAAAAAACACCGGAGACAAGGAGCGAGATACTGACTTCCTTTTTTTTGTAAGAAATGTCATTTATCATTTCCTAATAGATATATACAGGTAATATATACTTTTCCATATGTACCATAAAGAAATGGTGAGAAATGACAGGCCGTGAACTGTGATATTCACTGCTTCAATAACCATGTCCCTAACCCGAgaaaccccaccaccaccacccacaaaCAAATGAGAACATTCACTTCATATCAAGACTTGATTTTACAGTACAAAAATCGAAaagggcaaaaagaaaaaaacaaaacaaaaacacgacAGGCACTGAACTGAGTGTTAAAAACAAAGAGCACTGTAACTGTTAACTCTCCTGACATCAGATGAGTTATGTGTTGCCTTTCTGATGCCAATTGGTCAGATTTTCTGCCATGTCCACCATCACATCCCATTACCAAATTTTCCCCCCAACTCTCAGACAAACAACAATCCTTGTTACAATTTGGATTAATTTCATACTACCGAAtgcatttttatttatataattATCTTCCAGTGATTTACATACAAATTATGTAACATGACAACAACATCTGGGAAGACCAGTAACTCTACCTGCTAGGAGATGGGAGACAAAATGGAGGTGATGCAACACTGAGTGGCATACATAGCATAGTCGGGTTGTCAATCTTCTGTGCCCTCTGTGAAAGTCTGCCTTGGGGGCTTTTCCCATTTGTTCCAGTTAGTCTACCCAATGGTAACACCAAATCCACACTGGAACTTGTTCTTGCGGTGGTTGAGGAAGGAGCAGAGGGCCAGGGAAAGAGGTAATGGAAGCAACTTCTTTTCTAACGTGGCGCCAACCACCCAGTTACTATCTAATGAACCTGGATTGAGGATACAAAACAGAAATTAAATGTGAGAAACAGGACAATATATAAAATGGGGGTAGTGGgacataataataattacaataataacaatatagaaaAACATGATAAAGGCGTTACAACCAGGATGTAAAAATCCTACTAGCCAACTGCCAGTAAATGATGGTTGCAGTTTTTAAGTAAATCTATCCTTACAGCTAATTACGACCGGTAACAAACTGTTGATTGGCTGTTCTTTTTCCAAGCTAAAATCCTATTTGGTTGGCAAGTTTTCAAGAAATAAAAATGAGTTGTAACTGAGATTCCAAGCATTCTacaattacaatttacaatttcatttagcagacgcttttatccaaagcgacatactacatctgagagttaacacaatacaagcaaggatctggtcagggaaaaaaaaagaaaaaaaaagccaaattaaAAAAAGTAAAGTTTATCCACATATTGTACCTTTAAATAGTAAATTAGCTTTAGGCACATCTAGCTGGTAGCCAAACGATACACTTGTGTCCTGCATACGGGTGCTAGCCTCAAACTCCACACCAACTTGCAGCTGCGGAAGATGAGAAACAGGGACAAGGTCAAGGTCAACTTTACTGTCATTACACAAGTTTGCAATTATGAGTTTGCAATTTGGGAAAACGAGTAACGCTTAAAACATACCAGAGTTTTTTGAAGGTTATGTTTGCATACCTCTGTGTACCAACCCTAGCTTGAGTTATCATAATTCAATAAACCCAACACATTCTGTATCTAAGGAGATTAAAAATGAACACTACAAATTCTGTGCAAAAAAATATTTGGCCAGGGTCCGACATAAATGGAAAGTGTAGAGGGTGAAGTTCTACCTGGTCATTGGCTTTGTGGTAGTATGAAGCATGAGCCCCTGCTCCCCCTACTGTCAACGTAGCAATATAGTTGCTTCCTGTAGAGGAATAATTAAAAAAGCAAGACAATGCATCTCTAATCAAATGAACAAAATTAACGTTTTGAAGAGTCAGAGTGAATGTTCCAAGACAACAGTGGAAGTAAGTCATATGACATTAAATCATCCTGATAtttataatgtgtgtgtatgcatgtgtgtgtacttgcTGGTATGCTGGTATTCATCACTCAAGACTTTGTGGCACTGTTAAGTTTAAAGTACGTGTCACCTGTATATCTGCCAGCCAAAGACATGACTGTGCCCTCCTCTCCTGGCCTGCGGTGGTAAACTAGCTCCCCTCCCAGTGCCAGGGATGGGGTTACAGACTGGAGGTAGTGTGCTACAACAATTCCTAATGGGTGAacaagaagagaggaagaaaagaacAGTTCATTTCTGCTAGGTTTTGTTCCAAAATGAGACTACATGCACACACTATGATGGACAGTGTATCCAGTATGGAATGAAATTAAAGTCTACTGGATGAAAGCAATTGTCAAATGTGCTAGTTCtattaaagaccaaacaacactGTATTATCAAATGTTTGCAAATTCCCTTCGTAACTGTGACACAATGACAAATGACCTACCAGATCCTACAAGGACATCTGGGTTGCCAAGTGTAATAGCTGCAGTGAAATCCTCTCCCCTTAACTCGGCATCACCTTGCCAGTTCACAAACTTCTGCTGTTGCGTCTGGAGACATTACAGATATTGACAAAGCTGACATCAATTAAACCAACAACAAAACATTAACACACTGCCAGACCGACTTATTACACGAACTAAATCTAAGAAATACTATGACTGTATCAAGAGCAGTGTTGGAAATCATTACTTTTGGCGGTAACTAGAAATGTagctatttttttttcaaattaaataACAACAGTTAAAATTACTGAAATCTAAATGAGCTCGTTACTCATTACTTTTGCCTTGATAGCAGACGAACGCAGTCCCTGGATTTTCCGGTTTATGATCTAACATCACCCGGCCTTTATGGCAGTACAATGAGTGAGTGAATCAATCAATCAGCATTAGACTGTTCAGGAAATGTGAGCTTGCTGTCCTGGAAATATGGACATTATTTTTTCCCTCCTCGAGATCAAGGACAAAAACATAGCGCTGAGTTGTACTCTACGTGCAGGTGTAAGAACTTTATCCACATCAAAGAATAGCAATTCCAAGCTTCTGAAAAACCTTGTGAAAACACGCTTCTACAAAGCTAATCGAAAAAGACCCAGGTGCTAGCTCTGCCGACCAAGGAGGAGCCACTCCATCCAAGGCTTGATTTTAAACTCAAGAATTCATCTGCCCAGTCTGGAAGCCAGGcagaataaaacaaaactgattgcCAAGTATGTTGTTGAAGACTTGCAACCTATGTCAAcatgtggccatgtgtactattcacagaggattgtggaatagttgcaatcacaggattgtaagatggtgacagatgtactcttagccccccccccggttcagggatggtggttccctcttcacaaccagtgttcctccccattaaggatgtgcacatcctcatcctggaAAGAGTatctactggcctgtagatgggtgtagaccaagACGGCAATTTGCATGACACCGATCGTTGGttaggtcgttatgcaactgctggttataaagaaacatttctcccaataaatgttgtatccagatgaactgattaaactttctgtgatttccttacctgggttattgagcatgcatcaagacagttgAGTCTTCTGCCTTCAGATAACTAATAAGAAAAATACAGTGGCAAatatctgcaccactgcactttatccccttatttcacctgtatatagtcatacCTTGTGTATCTATCTgaaaattgttgtgttgtgttgttattctatgttaaggacacagacagccatgaaaccagagacaaattccatgtatgtgcaaacctatatggccaataaacatgattctgatggaTTCTGAAATAAAGACAGTGGACCACCATGGAGAACAAGGTCAAGCTCAAAAAGACATTTGAGggacgtccaggtagtgtagcggtctattccgttgcctaccaacacggggatcgctggttcgaatccccatgttaccgctggcttggtcgggcgtccctacagacacaactggccgtgtctgcgggtgggaagctggatgtgggtgtgtgttctgatcgctgcactatcgtcttctctggttggttggggcgcctgttcgggggggggggacaggggggaatagcatgatcctaccaagcgctacatccccctggtgaaactcctgtcaggtgaaaagaagcagctggtgactccacatgtatctgaggaggcatgtggtagtctgcagccctccctggattggcagagggggtggagcaacaaccgggacagctcggaggaatGGTGTAATTGtccaggtaaaattggggagaaaaagggtggaaaaaaaatctaaaaaaaaaaagacatttgaggGATTAGAGCATGTGTCTACCACAGCAAAGTTTTCTTGGCAGAACCGCACATTGGATAAAGCCATACAACATGAAATGCTGAAAAGCAGCACTGGCATTCTAAAGAATCAAGGGTTGGCATTCGTATGACAATATTGCAAGTGAGGTCGATAACATTCACTCGTCCTATGGCCTATCCTTCAAAGTCAACTGTCACAGACAATTGCTCCAATTTCGTTAGGCCTTTCAACTGTACCAGCCACCTGAGTCAGACTCTGAAGATAAAGAGGATGAAGCAACTTTTACTAACATTGGGGATGTGCTGCTTCTGAATAGTACCGCCGATGATGTTGATGACGTGATTTCTTTACCTCAACATCAGGGATGCGTATCACATACCTCGTCTCAGGCACAGATGTGGACATGTGGCTGATGTCAAAACTTGAAACGAAAGCAATTTACAGAAATGCTACCACAAAACAAATAAGGCGAGTCACTCCACATTAGCCTCGGAGATTGTGACGTTATTGCCAAAAGGCTACTTGTACCTTGCACTACCAGGTGAAATTTGTTCAACGACGCCCGGCTTGAATTTGAGTGCATAAGTGCATCTGCATAAGCTGCATATCATAAGTGCATTTATGAGCTCGAATTTATTTACCTATGGTTGAGTTGAACACCATCTCCTCCAAACTACAGTTGAAACGTATCATTGAAAGGGAACATGAGTTCTCACAGTACTGTGCTGTCATGAAGCCACTTACTGTGGCACTGGAAACAGTGGCACACTCCTACCCACACTGGAAACATTGGTGTCCAAGACCCTGGAATACAAATATGGTCTACAAATCCTTGTTTGCCTATCAGATGCAATTGTCCAGGTAAGTGTTATATTCTTTTACATTCATCTTTAATTCAGTCAATCATTCAATTCCCTCATATGGGTGTAGAGGCTATGTGCGACTGCAATTGATTTGTAGCCTACAGGTGTATGCTGATGAGACACTTATCTCAAAcgacctacacacacacccacacacagacataaatatatacatatatatatgtctatatatgtgtgtgtatatatatactatatatagtatatatatatagacacacacacatatacattcacTATGCTTTTAATGCTTAATGCAATAATGTTTTTGCACTCGTTATATGTGTCTTATTTTAGGGAATCAAAACAAGATTTGCATTTGTCCTTGAAAGTAAAGATGCTATCCTGACCGCTGTGACACTACCTAAGTTCAGACTACGTTGGTTGCGTGAcctggggtctcatttataaaacagtgcATAGGATCCTTACTACAAGTGTACATGTGCACAAAAGCCGAAAATGGCGtgcggccaaaaaaaaaaaactaacaagggACTTAAAATGtgtgagaggcatcattatacaatctggctTCAATTCACCACCTCACCATCTGTGTTTCCGTACAGGTGCGCACATTCTCCcgtcaagtttgtttttatagattaCAAATTTTGCATGGGAAGTGGCATATGCATATTTCAGGCTCTGCTTTGTGCGCACGCAacggttataaatgagaccccaggAGAGGAAGGACCTGGCAAAGGCAAGTCTGGTAGCAGAGTGCTGAAAACAGGTCCCTGAGCAGGAGCAGCAACCAGGGAAAAGCCAGACAACACAGCACCTGGGTTCTACCAAAGAGGAGTTATTTTCCtttgaagaggatgaggaggacaCCTATACCACTGCTGAAACTCAAGTAGCCGAGTACCTCAAATCAGGAGCGACAGACACTCTGAATCAATTCCCAAAATAAAGAAAATCTCTAAAACGTAATGCAGCCACTACGTCCAGCGCCCCAGTAGAAACAGTCTTTAGCCTGGGAAACCTGATTCTCTCTCCAAAGAGGAACAGGCTATCAGATTAAAAGTTTAAGAAGCTTCTCCTCTTGAAGTATAATAACTGGTTGGAGGGCTAGGTATGTTGTTGGTCACTGGCCAGAGATAAGGTAGCCTAGGAGTATTTTGTTAACACATTTAAAGATGGGTACCTTTTGTTAAGCATTGCACACCCAGACATTGCCGTCTTACTGAAAAGCATCTCAAGGTATGTGTTTAGCTTCTCCTTATGAGGCTGAAACTACATCTTAAAATTTATCCACCATTATTGATTTCTTCAGTTGCTAAATGGCCAGAGATGAGGTACATTATTTTTGTTAAACCATTTAAGGATGCCTTTGTTAATTATTATACATCCAGATTACCAGATCTGAGGAAAATATTGGGTAGCATCTCAAGGCAACTGTCTTAAGCTTGTCTTTGTGAAGCTGAAAATACTTTTATGTTTGTCCACCTTTATTGAAGATAATGTCTCCAGCTGGTGAACAGAGTGCAGTTGATATGAATTACCACTGAGATTACAAAGGATGTGTGTTGGTTTTTGTAAATAACTTTTATTACTTTTATTTCATTAGGCCTATCGTGATAATTACTTTCAAATGTCTGAGAAACAGTTATTTCATTTCACATTTCTAAAAcagctgtctttatgcatgctaaataatccaggtgaggaaatcacagaactTTTTGTGATCATTGCTAAAAGAGTATTAAAAACTGAATTGTGCTGTTTTATTTGAAGGCCTGTCGAGGCTACAATAAATAGGCTTATCAAAACATATCtactgtgttttattgttttgcCAGTTACTTTTCATCGCAGTGATGATGGGTACATTGATGGAtaaaattttactctcttgtgccactgtgctgccagatCCTAAACGAACGGCGGCTTCTATTTTGACACGGAGAACATTGAGTTTGGCGGCTTTCGTGCATAggccacaaagaagaagaagaaaaaagattcacgaagaagaaaaataaaagggGCTCACgacgggagagacggagagagtgtGGCGTGAGCTGCGGATGTGTGCTAGTTGAGAGCCAACTAGCGAAAATTGGAGCGGGGGGAGCTTCATCTTGCTGGCCGTCTATAGGGATGCCACTGGTGGGCTAATTAATCCTTTGTTGGAGTTAGAATTCATTGCTGGTTCGCATTGCTGGCTGTTAGAATTCATTGCTAGTTAGCATTCTGTTATTAAGCTAATGTTAAAACGGTTATCTAATCACTCAGATTGCCTTGCTGTGTAGTTTATCTCATGTGTAATTCGCAGTTAGCTTGAGGTTAGCCATGTTATGTGCAATTAAGTACATGTGTATAGTTATACATCAATTTAATTTGGCAAAAGATGTAGAATATGAGTGAGAGTCATACCCTACATACATTTCATATCCTCTCTTTGTATTGTAAAGGTTTTCAACCTAACAACGTAATCATCAGTAAACTTAACAGTTGAAACTAAttcaataaaacataaaaagAAGACTAAAGAAGATTGCTGTTTGAGTTGTGCCATACATTCCCTGCGGTTGGCTAAGGCctttttcaagtttgggcagAAGCTGAAGCAAATTTCCCTAAATAAATTGACACACACTATGCCACAACAACACTAAAATAATATAGCTATGTGTGCATTAATAAGAGAAttaaagcatacatttaaaagtAATGTAAAAGTTACTTTCCCTTGTAACTAATTACTTTTTATATGCAGTAATCAGTAATAGGGATGGGCACGGTTACACGGTTAAACGTGTACACGAAAAAAAATCATTATCCGTTTAGGACGCAGTACAACGGTTAAATGGAATTAAAATTCATCGCCAATGATATATTGTAAAATATACATTACCTATGTATAACCATTCCTTATTTTGAAAAATCACTTTTAAATGCAAATGCATTATTTTTAAAACAAAAGATAACATTTAGTCtgcatcatttaaaaaaaaaaggggcagGGGGGGATCAGCACACAGGCAACTAGAATGACGTGAACGGAAGTTTTCAAAATAACGACCGCGGGAAGAAAATAAAGTTGGTAGGCTAATATGAGTGGCGCAAAAGCCCCTGTCTGGAAACATTTTACAAAGAATGGAGAAAACTCTGTTAAATGCACACTTTGCGATGCGATTCTAAGTTATAAAGGTGGTAGCACAGGATCGATGAACAACCATCTGCGACTGAAGCATAGCAACGGTGATGTGCCGTCCAGAGCAGCAGCTAGCACAACCCAAACTAGAATACGTGattttgtggggtgctcccaacAGAGAACGGAGAAAATCAGCAAGCTGATCTCACAGATGATCATCCAAGACACATGACCATTAAGTGAAGTGGATGCACCAGGCTTCAGGGCTCTCATCAACTACATAGAGCCATCATAGTATATCCCAAGTCATAAAGCGATAACAGTGCGGATTCAGCGCTTGTATGATAGCGCCTTGGAGGAAAGGAAGTATCAGTTAGCACAACAAGAACACGTAGCAATAACTACGGATTCTTGGACAGGTCTCGCCGTACAATCGTACACCACAGTTATGGTGCACTACTTGGACAGCACCTGGAAAATGCAAGGTGGGGTCATCAAAACAACTGAAATGCCAGAACGGCACACTGCTGAAAATATAGCGGCCCGTTTGCATGACATAACAAAAGAGTTCGGAATAGAGTCAAAAATTGTCGCATGTGTGCATGACAATGCATCAAACATGATGGCTGCTGGCCGACTGTGCGAGTGGGAGGACGTATCGTGTTTCGCGCATACATTGCAACTGTGTGTGAATGCTGGGTTTGACCAGTCTGGACTGAAGATGACCATAGCAGCAGCTAGCAATTTGGTGCGTTTTTTCAATCGCAGCACTGTTGCTTCAGCTGCCTTAAAAGTAAAGTAAACACAGTTTGACACCCCAAATCATGCCCTGATCCAATCCTGCTGCACCCGCTGGAACAGCATTTACTTCACGTTTGAGCGTCTCGCTGAGCAAAGGTGAGCTTGAGATTCCCCATTTTTTAAAGCTGCTAGCTATATAAAtaatcgtcatcatcattattattattattgttgttgtcattAACAAATATGCATATATTGTAGGTGGCCTGTTTGTGCTGTGCTAAGCGATCAGGATGTTATGAAGAAGGCCGACGGAAGACTGCTTGAGATGAGAGACAGGGACTGGCAGAACGTTCATGGCATGGTTCCTATTTTAAAACCACTCCAAATAGCAACAGAGGCGATGTCATTGGAGCAAAACGTTTCAATTTCGTCTGTGTACCCAATTGTTCACGGCCTAATTTCGAATCACCTGGTGACAAGTGAAAGTGAAGCAGCACCAGTTAGCAAATTTAAAGAAATCGTGCTTCGGGAGCTACACAGACGATTCAAGATCAACAGTGCCATGCCAGGGAATCCACTGATTATCGTAACAGCCCTCGATCCACGGCACAAGCATCTTTCCTTCGTGGCGCCTGCTCTTCACAACGAAGTTTACGAAAAAAATCAGTGATTTAATTCAAACCACGACAGCTGTCAACAGTGAAGACAATTCACCAGAAAAACGCCAGAGGAACGATCCGCCCACCTCAGCGCTTTCCTTCCTCCTGGGTGAACAGTATGGCGTCGGAGTCGGCATGGGACGATCTGAAGATGAGATGACGAAATACCTCAAGGACCCAGTTGAAGATCTTCAAGCAGACCCCAGTGATTATTGGAGGGCAAACCAGGAGAGATTTCCTGCTCTGTCGAAGTTAGCAAATAAATATCTTTGCATACTCGCGACCTCTGTTCCTTCTGAACGAGTGTTTTCGAATGCAGGCTTGGTGGTTAACAAACTACGAAATCGCCTACTGCCACAAAATGTAGACATGCTACTATTCTTAAAAGCCAATCTGAAATACACagatatggtaacactttagtatggggaacgtagtcagcattaattaggtgcttattagcatgcaaattagcaacatattggctcttaattggtcattattacgtactcattaatgccttattctgcatggccttattatacaaccagtaagccattaactatgagttttccctctataacctcagaattattgcttattagtagtaccatctcaatatgctttgcttagtatggactttataaggtggtagtaccacaagaagagttattctcccttactaacacttaat
It includes:
- the tomm40l gene encoding mitochondrial import receptor subunit TOM40B, with product MGSVLAASSPSSPPATGGVAGPGMTVPPGFGMPPVSPIIPSTGADSGQQGEGENPLPNPGAFEECHRKCKEVFPMQMEGVRVMINKGLSNHFQVNHMVMLSTTGDSTYRFGATYVGSKQTGPAESFPVMVGDMDNSGSLNAQVIHQVTDRIRSKLAFQTQQQKFVNWQGDAELRGEDFTAAITLGNPDVLVGSGIVVAHYLQSVTPSLALGGELVYHRRPGEEGTVMSLAGRYTGSNYIATLTVGGAGAHASYYHKANDQLQVGVEFEASTRMQDTSVSFGYQLDVPKANLLFKGSLDSNWVVGATLEKKLLPLPLSLALCSFLNHRKNKFQCGFGVTIG